A genome region from Nocardioides cynanchi includes the following:
- a CDS encoding alpha/beta fold hydrolase: MEITSGSAVLAAAETGSGPDVLLVHAGVTDQRSWRHVVDALPGHRCLTYDARGYGRTTYQPEDGWSPVDDAVAVLDEYDVERAVVIACSMGGRTALDLALTRPERVRALVLIGTAITGAPDLEHLEPGLEDVEARYDAAYEAKDLDELNRLEAEIWLDGPFHPGRVTGPARDLFLDMNRIALEAPEPGDPCQDIDAWASCGDLTVPTLVLIGEYDLAHTHANAAHLAEHVSGARLVDLPGVAHLPHLEADQRTLTEIAAFVDGL; encoded by the coding sequence ATGGAGATCACCTCAGGATCCGCCGTCCTCGCCGCCGCAGAGACCGGCTCCGGCCCGGACGTGCTGCTGGTCCACGCCGGCGTCACCGACCAGCGCAGCTGGCGGCACGTCGTCGACGCGCTGCCGGGTCACCGCTGCCTGACCTACGACGCGCGTGGCTACGGGCGGACGACGTACCAGCCCGAGGACGGCTGGTCGCCGGTCGACGACGCCGTCGCCGTGCTCGATGAGTACGACGTGGAGCGGGCGGTCGTGATCGCGTGCTCGATGGGCGGCCGGACCGCGCTGGACCTGGCCCTGACCCGTCCCGAGCGGGTACGGGCCCTGGTCCTGATCGGCACCGCGATCACCGGCGCTCCCGACCTCGAGCACCTCGAGCCCGGCCTCGAGGACGTCGAGGCGCGGTACGACGCGGCGTACGAGGCGAAGGACCTCGACGAGCTGAACCGCCTGGAGGCGGAGATCTGGCTCGACGGTCCGTTCCACCCGGGACGGGTCACCGGGCCGGCCCGCGACCTCTTCCTCGACATGAACCGGATCGCGCTCGAGGCGCCCGAGCCCGGTGACCCCTGCCAGGACATCGACGCGTGGGCCTCCTGCGGCGACCTGACCGTGCCGACCCTGGTCCTGATCGGGGAGTACGACCTCGCGCACACCCACGCCAACGCCGCGCACCTCGCCGAGCACGTCTCCGGCGCCCGGCTGGTCGATCTCCCCGGCGTCGCCCACCTGCCGCACCTCGAAGCCGACCAGCGGACCCTCACCGAGATCGCGGCGTTCGTGGACGGCCTCTAG
- a CDS encoding oxidoreductase family protein — protein sequence MSDDAVDRDWLGAVLGVAVESVEVTTTDAFNSRTARLRVRYREPDVALPTHLVLKRNTQASWAVTAGQDEAAFYALARQVEPPGIVPSLASGVDERTEDSFVLLEDLSATHVPPVTRSRQIALDGVPEPGPLAACVTTLARHHAFWWGHPALESGTFEVGHWSRDAERSAAYAERRRGAWTRLDLADLGAGTRRLYDAVLAGIERHGSLWLEPRFDRHRNLTLGHGDAYFANFLVPVSDAGQTYLIDWQGPEVDHCGNDLANLLATFWTPEQRHDGDRELDCLRLYHHTLVDAGVADYTWDDLVLDYRSGLLYWLLVPVQDAADGSDPSYWRPKMGCLESAVRDWECLDLLT from the coding sequence ATGTCTGACGACGCCGTCGACCGCGACTGGTTGGGCGCCGTGCTCGGAGTCGCGGTCGAGTCGGTCGAGGTGACCACGACTGACGCCTTCAACTCGCGAACTGCCCGACTCCGCGTGCGCTATCGAGAGCCCGACGTCGCGCTGCCCACCCACCTGGTGCTCAAGCGCAACACGCAGGCCTCGTGGGCGGTGACGGCCGGTCAGGACGAGGCCGCCTTCTATGCGCTCGCGAGGCAGGTCGAGCCACCCGGCATCGTGCCGTCCCTGGCGAGTGGCGTGGACGAGCGCACCGAGGACTCCTTCGTCCTCCTGGAGGACCTCTCGGCGACGCATGTGCCGCCGGTCACCCGGTCTCGGCAGATCGCGCTCGACGGCGTCCCGGAGCCGGGCCCGCTGGCCGCGTGCGTGACGACCCTGGCCCGGCATCACGCGTTCTGGTGGGGCCATCCGGCACTCGAGTCGGGGACCTTCGAGGTGGGTCACTGGTCGCGCGACGCCGAGCGGAGTGCCGCGTACGCCGAGCGCCGCCGGGGCGCCTGGACACGACTGGACCTCGCTGACCTCGGCGCCGGCACCCGGCGGCTGTACGACGCCGTGCTGGCGGGGATCGAGCGTCACGGGAGCCTCTGGCTGGAGCCACGTTTCGACCGGCACCGCAACCTCACGCTCGGACACGGCGACGCCTACTTCGCCAACTTCCTGGTGCCGGTCAGCGACGCAGGCCAGACCTACCTCATCGACTGGCAGGGCCCGGAGGTCGACCACTGCGGCAACGACCTCGCCAACCTGCTCGCCACGTTCTGGACGCCCGAGCAGCGCCACGACGGGGACCGTGAGCTCGACTGCCTACGGCTCTACCACCACACCCTGGTCGACGCGGGAGTGGCCGACTACACCTGGGACGACCTCGTCCTCGACTACCGCTCCGGCCTCCTCTACTGGCTGCTCGTGCCCGTCCAGGACGCAGCGGACGGGTCGGACCCGTCGTACTGGCGGCCGAAGATGGGTTGCCTGGAGTCGGCCGTGCGGGACTGGGAGTGCCTCGACCTCCTGACCTAG
- the carA gene encoding glutamine-hydrolyzing carbamoyl-phosphate synthase small subunit has translation MSLPAPALLVLEDGRTFRGEAYGAEGETFGEAVFATGMTGYQETLTDPSYHRQVVVMTAPHVGNTGMNDEDPESSRIWVAGYVVRDPARVSSSWRSRRSLASALSEQGVVGISGVDTRALTRHLRERGAMRVGISSVETDPDALLARVRESGEMTGADLSAEVSTAEAYVVPSAGELRFRVAALDLGIKANTPRMLAERGIETHVLPATATLDDVLATTPDGLFFSNGPGDPAATTAQVELLRAALERGLPYFGICFGNQLFGRALGLGTYKLVYGHRGINQPVLDRTTGKVEVTAHNHGFAVAWPDGVPIDEPVSTPYGEATVSHLCLNDGVVEGLELRRDDRLVAFSVQYHPEAAAGPHDAAYLFDRFCDLMGGLGSARPPKEARPSVVERSRDHAGEDA, from the coding sequence GTGAGTCTGCCTGCGCCTGCACTGCTCGTCCTCGAGGACGGCCGGACCTTCCGAGGGGAGGCCTACGGCGCCGAGGGCGAGACCTTCGGTGAAGCGGTGTTCGCCACCGGGATGACCGGCTACCAGGAGACCCTGACCGACCCGTCCTACCACCGCCAGGTCGTGGTGATGACCGCCCCGCACGTCGGCAACACGGGGATGAACGACGAGGACCCGGAGTCGTCGCGGATCTGGGTGGCGGGCTACGTCGTGCGCGACCCGGCCCGGGTCTCGTCGAGCTGGCGCTCCCGGCGCAGCCTTGCCTCGGCGTTGAGCGAGCAGGGGGTCGTGGGCATCTCCGGTGTCGACACCCGCGCGCTGACCCGCCACCTGCGCGAGCGCGGGGCGATGCGGGTCGGGATCTCGTCGGTCGAGACCGACCCCGACGCGCTGCTGGCGCGGGTGAGGGAGTCCGGCGAGATGACCGGGGCCGACCTGTCGGCCGAGGTCTCGACGGCCGAGGCGTACGTCGTACCGTCGGCCGGCGAGCTCCGCTTCCGGGTCGCCGCCCTCGATCTGGGCATCAAGGCGAACACCCCGCGGATGCTGGCCGAGCGCGGCATCGAGACCCACGTGCTGCCGGCAACGGCCACGCTGGACGACGTGCTGGCCACCACTCCGGACGGGCTGTTCTTCTCCAACGGCCCCGGCGACCCGGCGGCCACGACCGCGCAGGTGGAGCTCCTGCGCGCGGCGCTGGAGCGCGGCCTGCCCTACTTCGGCATCTGCTTCGGCAACCAGCTCTTCGGCCGGGCCCTGGGCCTGGGCACCTACAAGCTGGTCTACGGCCACCGCGGGATCAACCAGCCGGTGCTGGACCGCACCACCGGCAAGGTCGAGGTGACCGCCCACAACCACGGGTTCGCGGTCGCCTGGCCGGACGGCGTCCCGATCGACGAACCGGTGTCCACGCCGTACGGCGAGGCCACGGTGAGCCACCTCTGCCTCAACGACGGCGTCGTCGAGGGGCTGGAGCTGCGCAGGGACGACCGGCTGGTTGCCTTCTCGGTGCAGTACCACCCCGAGGCAGCCGCCGGACCGCACGACGCGGCGTACCTCTTCGACCGCTTCTGCGACCTGATGGGTGGTCTCGGCTCCGCTCGACCACCGAAGGAAGCGCGACCTTCGGTGGTCGAGCGAAGTCGAGACCACGCCGGAGAGGACGCCTGA
- the carB gene encoding carbamoyl-phosphate synthase large subunit has translation MPKRTDISSVLVIGSGPIVIGQACEFDYSGTQACRVLREEGIRVILVNSNPATIMTDPEFADATYVEPITPEFVEQVIAKERPDALLATLGGQTALNCAMSLAAAGVLEKYGVELIGASIEAIEKGENRESFKRIVEDLPPEWGAEVAASRICHDMDECLAAAGELGFPVVVRPSFTMGGAGSGLAYDEEDLFRIAGMGLSLSPTTEVLLEESILGWKEYELEVMRDRADNVVIVCSIENIDPMGVHTGDSITVAPALTLTDREYQRLRDISIGVIREVGVDTGGCNIQFAVNPVDGRIVVIEMNPRVSRSSALASKATGFPIAKIAAKVAIGYTLDEIPNDITTRPDGQSTPASFEPTLDYVVVKVPRFAFEKFPGADPTLTTHMKSVGEAMAIGRNFTEALQKALRSLESPDAVFDWHKEWVELDKDALLERIRVPHDGRLKLVMDAIRAGATPEEVFEATAIDPWFVDQLALINEVAEQVTAAPELTPELLRLAKRHGFSDAQLGKIRGMTADVVRGVRHALGIRPVYKTVDTCAAEFAAATPYHYSSYDEETEVEPRERAAVIILGSGPNRIGQGIEFDYSCVHASMALGQGPGGAGFETIMVNCNPETVSTDYDTSDRLYFEPLTLEDVLEVVHAEQQAGPVAGVICQLGGQTPLGLAQGLADAGVPIVGTTPEAIHLAEERGAFGRVLHEAGLTAPLHGMASSYDEAAAIAAEIGYPVLVRPSYVLGGRGMEIVYDDGALEGYIARATAISPAHPVLVDRFIDDAVEIDVDAIFDGEELFLGGVMEHIEEAGIHSGDSSCALPPITLGDREIDRIRHATEAIARGVGVLGLINIQFALGSDVLYVLEANPRASRTVPFVSKATATPLAKAAARVMMGDSIKQLRAEGLLPASGDGGSLPADSPIAVKEAVMPFNRFRQPDGRYVDTVLGPEMKSTGEVMGFDADFGRAFAKAQAAAFGPLPTSGKVFVSMANRDKRTMIFPIKVLSDLGFEILATQGTADVLRRNGVPATVVRKHFDGPGPNGEPTTVQLIAEGDVALVVNTPHGSSGSGGSIRVDGYEIRTAAVRANVPCITTVQGLGAAVQGIEARIRGDIGVRSLQDWAKR, from the coding sequence ATGCCCAAGCGCACCGACATCTCCAGCGTCCTGGTCATCGGCAGCGGCCCGATCGTGATCGGGCAGGCCTGCGAGTTCGACTACTCCGGCACCCAGGCCTGCCGGGTGCTCCGCGAGGAGGGGATCAGGGTGATCCTGGTCAACTCCAACCCGGCCACGATCATGACCGACCCGGAGTTCGCCGACGCGACGTACGTCGAGCCGATCACGCCGGAGTTCGTCGAGCAGGTGATCGCCAAGGAGAGGCCGGACGCGCTGCTGGCGACGCTGGGCGGCCAGACGGCGCTCAACTGCGCGATGAGCCTGGCCGCGGCCGGTGTCCTGGAGAAGTACGGCGTGGAGCTGATCGGGGCGTCCATCGAGGCGATCGAGAAGGGCGAGAACCGCGAGTCCTTCAAGCGGATCGTCGAGGACCTGCCGCCGGAGTGGGGCGCCGAGGTCGCTGCCTCGCGGATCTGCCACGACATGGACGAGTGCCTGGCCGCGGCCGGCGAGCTCGGCTTCCCGGTCGTCGTCCGCCCGTCGTTCACCATGGGCGGCGCCGGCTCCGGACTGGCCTACGACGAGGAGGACCTGTTCCGGATCGCGGGCATGGGCCTGTCGCTGAGCCCCACCACCGAGGTGCTCCTGGAGGAGTCGATCCTGGGCTGGAAGGAGTACGAGCTCGAGGTGATGCGCGACCGCGCCGACAACGTCGTGATCGTCTGCTCGATCGAGAACATCGACCCGATGGGCGTGCACACCGGCGACTCGATCACGGTGGCGCCGGCGCTGACCCTGACCGACCGCGAGTATCAACGCCTGCGCGACATCTCGATCGGCGTGATCCGCGAGGTCGGGGTCGACACCGGCGGCTGCAACATCCAGTTCGCGGTCAACCCGGTCGACGGCCGGATCGTGGTGATCGAGATGAACCCGCGGGTCTCGCGCTCGTCGGCGCTGGCGAGCAAGGCGACCGGCTTCCCGATCGCCAAGATCGCGGCCAAGGTCGCGATCGGCTACACCCTCGACGAGATCCCCAACGACATCACGACCCGCCCCGACGGGCAGTCCACGCCCGCGAGCTTCGAGCCGACCCTCGACTACGTCGTGGTGAAGGTGCCGCGCTTCGCGTTCGAGAAGTTCCCCGGTGCCGACCCGACCCTGACCACGCACATGAAGTCGGTCGGCGAGGCGATGGCGATCGGCCGCAACTTCACCGAGGCGCTGCAGAAGGCGCTGCGCTCACTGGAGAGCCCCGACGCGGTCTTCGACTGGCACAAGGAGTGGGTCGAGCTCGACAAGGACGCGCTGCTCGAGCGGATCCGGGTGCCGCACGACGGGCGGCTCAAGCTGGTGATGGACGCGATCCGGGCCGGGGCCACGCCCGAGGAGGTCTTCGAGGCGACCGCGATCGACCCGTGGTTCGTCGACCAGCTGGCGCTGATCAACGAGGTCGCCGAGCAGGTGACCGCCGCCCCCGAGCTGACCCCCGAGCTGCTGCGGCTGGCCAAGCGGCACGGCTTCAGCGACGCCCAGCTCGGCAAGATCCGCGGGATGACCGCCGACGTGGTCCGGGGCGTGCGGCACGCGCTCGGCATCCGGCCGGTCTACAAGACGGTCGACACCTGCGCGGCCGAGTTCGCCGCCGCCACGCCGTACCACTACTCGTCGTACGACGAGGAGACCGAGGTGGAGCCGCGCGAGCGGGCGGCCGTGATCATCCTCGGCTCGGGACCCAACCGGATCGGGCAGGGCATCGAGTTCGACTACTCGTGCGTCCACGCGTCCATGGCGCTGGGCCAGGGGCCGGGCGGGGCCGGCTTCGAGACGATCATGGTCAACTGCAACCCCGAGACCGTCTCGACCGACTACGACACCTCCGACCGGCTCTACTTCGAGCCGCTGACCCTGGAGGACGTGCTCGAGGTGGTGCACGCCGAGCAGCAGGCCGGCCCGGTGGCCGGCGTGATCTGCCAGCTCGGTGGGCAGACGCCGCTCGGACTGGCCCAGGGGCTGGCCGACGCGGGGGTCCCGATCGTCGGCACCACGCCCGAGGCGATCCACCTGGCCGAGGAGCGCGGCGCCTTCGGCCGGGTGCTGCACGAGGCCGGGCTCACGGCTCCGCTGCACGGCATGGCGTCGTCGTACGACGAGGCGGCGGCGATCGCGGCCGAGATCGGCTACCCGGTGCTGGTCCGGCCGTCGTACGTGCTGGGCGGGCGCGGCATGGAGATCGTGTACGACGACGGGGCGCTCGAGGGCTACATCGCCCGGGCCACGGCGATCAGCCCCGCCCACCCGGTGCTGGTCGACCGGTTCATCGACGACGCGGTCGAGATCGACGTCGACGCGATCTTCGACGGCGAGGAGCTGTTCCTCGGCGGCGTGATGGAGCACATCGAGGAGGCCGGGATCCACTCCGGCGACTCCTCCTGCGCGCTGCCGCCGATCACCCTGGGCGACCGCGAGATCGACCGGATCCGCCATGCCACCGAGGCGATCGCCCGGGGCGTGGGGGTGCTCGGGCTGATCAACATCCAGTTCGCGCTCGGCTCCGACGTGCTCTACGTGCTCGAGGCCAACCCGCGGGCCAGCCGGACCGTGCCCTTCGTCTCCAAGGCGACCGCGACGCCGCTGGCCAAGGCCGCGGCCCGGGTGATGATGGGCGACTCGATCAAGCAGCTGCGGGCCGAGGGGCTCCTGCCGGCGTCGGGCGACGGCGGCTCGCTTCCGGCCGACTCGCCGATCGCGGTCAAGGAAGCGGTGATGCCCTTCAACCGGTTCCGCCAGCCGGACGGCCGCTACGTCGACACGGTGCTCGGGCCGGAGATGAAGTCGACCGGCGAGGTGATGGGCTTCGACGCCGACTTCGGTCGGGCGTTCGCCAAGGCCCAGGCCGCCGCCTTCGGGCCGCTGCCGACGTCGGGGAAGGTCTTCGTCTCGATGGCCAACCGCGACAAGCGGACCATGATCTTCCCGATCAAGGTGCTCTCCGACCTCGGCTTCGAGATCCTGGCGACCCAGGGCACCGCCGACGTGCTGCGACGCAACGGTGTGCCCGCGACCGTCGTACGCAAGCACTTCGACGGGCCCGGTCCCAACGGCGAGCCGACCACGGTCCAGCTGATCGCCGAGGGCGACGTCGCGCTCGTGGTGAACACCCCGCACGGCTCCTCGGGCAGCGGCGGCTCGATCCGGGTCGACGGCTACGAGATCCGGACGGCGGCGGTGCGGGCCAACGTCCCCTGCATCACCACGGTGCAAGGCCTCGGCGCGGCGGTGCAGGGCATCGAGGCCCGGATCCGCGGCGACATCGGGGTGCGCTCGCTCCAGGACTGGGCGAAGCGGTGA
- a CDS encoding quinone-dependent dihydroorotate dehydrogenase gives MTAYDALFARVLTRVDPERAHELGFRAIRAGRRVVERAVTVPPAPVSAMGLAFPNPLGVAAGFDKNAVGIDALAALGFGFVEVGTVTALPQPGNPRPRLFRLPRDRAIVNRMGFNNDGAEAVARRLADRARHVVPTPLDHRGTLPIVGVNIGKSKVVPEADVAAVLADYASSARLLAPYADYLVVNVSSPNTPGLRSLQAVDRLAPLLDEVRRVATDAAGRSVPLCVKIAPDLADDDVVAVARLAVAQGLDGIIATNTTISRDGLVTDPGEVEALGAGGLSGPVLRRRALDVLKILRAEAPATALIGVGGISTAEDARERLEAGADLVQAYTGFVYGGPLWPRRVVRGLPA, from the coding sequence GTGACGGCGTACGACGCGCTGTTCGCGCGGGTGCTCACCCGGGTCGACCCCGAGCGTGCCCACGAGCTCGGCTTCCGGGCGATCCGCGCCGGTCGGCGCGTGGTCGAGCGCGCCGTCACCGTGCCGCCGGCCCCCGTCTCGGCGATGGGGCTGGCCTTCCCCAACCCGCTCGGCGTGGCCGCCGGCTTCGACAAGAACGCCGTCGGCATCGACGCCCTGGCGGCGCTCGGCTTCGGCTTCGTCGAGGTCGGCACCGTCACAGCGCTGCCGCAGCCCGGCAACCCGAGGCCGCGCCTGTTCCGGCTGCCCCGCGACCGGGCGATCGTGAACCGGATGGGCTTCAACAACGACGGCGCCGAGGCCGTGGCGCGACGCCTGGCCGACCGGGCGCGACACGTGGTCCCAACTCCGCTCGACCACCGAGGCACGCTGCCGATCGTCGGCGTCAACATCGGCAAGTCCAAGGTGGTCCCCGAGGCCGACGTGGCGGCGGTGCTGGCCGACTACGCGTCCAGCGCGCGCCTGCTCGCGCCGTACGCCGACTACCTCGTGGTCAACGTCTCCTCCCCGAACACCCCCGGCCTGCGCAGCCTCCAGGCCGTCGACCGCCTCGCCCCCCTCCTCGACGAGGTACGACGTGTGGCCACCGACGCCGCCGGCCGCTCGGTCCCGCTGTGCGTCAAGATCGCTCCCGACCTCGCCGACGACGACGTGGTCGCCGTGGCCCGGCTGGCGGTCGCCCAGGGCCTGGACGGCATCATCGCGACCAACACCACGATCTCCCGCGACGGCCTGGTCACCGACCCCGGCGAGGTCGAGGCGCTGGGTGCCGGCGGCCTGTCCGGGCCGGTCCTGCGCCGCCGCGCCCTCGACGTGCTGAAGATCCTCCGCGCCGAGGCGCCCGCGACGGCCCTGATCGGGGTCGGCGGCATCTCGACCGCCGAGGACGCCCGCGAGCGCCTCGAGGCGGGTGCCGACCTCGTGCAGGCCTACACCGGCTTCGTCTACGGAGGGCCGCTCTGGCCACGCCGCGTCGTCCGGGGGCTGCCGGCGTGA
- a CDS encoding dihydroorotate dehydrogenase electron transfer subunit, whose protein sequence is MSTPLGPLHVTGEVLATKTVGAHRHLTLVAPGIGERSRPGSFVAVSTGEARLARRALWIHRVRPMGGHRATLDVVVEPRGSGSRWLAGLAPGAAVDVTGPLGRPFALPREPARCLLVGEGYAAAPLLALAERLRQRACPVHLVLCAPDESRLLDVLEARRSVAQVDVVTGDPQAAIAAAVASADVVYSAGSVPTLRACADAAAAAGVSCQVALERHLTCATGLCSGCPVPLLHHEEDGGPRVVRDCVDGPVFRAGLVDWESL, encoded by the coding sequence GTGAGCACGCCACTCGGGCCGCTGCACGTGACCGGCGAGGTGCTGGCCACCAAGACGGTCGGCGCGCATCGCCACCTCACCCTGGTGGCGCCGGGCATCGGCGAGCGGTCCCGGCCCGGGAGCTTCGTCGCGGTCTCCACGGGCGAGGCGAGGCTGGCCCGGCGAGCACTGTGGATCCACCGGGTCCGGCCGATGGGCGGCCACCGGGCCACCCTCGACGTCGTGGTCGAGCCGCGGGGGAGCGGCAGCCGTTGGCTGGCCGGCCTCGCCCCGGGCGCTGCCGTCGACGTCACCGGCCCGCTGGGTCGCCCCTTCGCCCTGCCCCGCGAACCGGCCCGCTGCCTCCTGGTCGGTGAGGGGTACGCCGCGGCTCCGCTGCTGGCGCTCGCCGAGCGCCTCCGCCAGCGCGCCTGCCCGGTCCACCTCGTGCTCTGCGCCCCCGACGAGTCCCGGCTCCTCGATGTGCTCGAGGCCCGCCGCAGTGTCGCCCAGGTCGACGTGGTGACCGGCGACCCCCAGGCCGCGATCGCCGCGGCGGTGGCCTCGGCCGACGTGGTCTACTCCGCCGGCTCCGTGCCGACGCTGCGTGCCTGCGCCGACGCGGCGGCCGCTGCCGGTGTCTCCTGCCAGGTGGCCCTCGAGCGTCACCTGACCTGCGCCACCGGACTGTGCTCGGGCTGCCCGGTCCCGCTCCTGCACCACGAGGAGGACGGCGGACCCCGCGTGGTGCGTGACTGCGTCGACGGCCCCGTCTTCCGGGCCGGCCTGGTCGACTGGGAGTCGCTGTGA
- a CDS encoding nitronate monooxygenase, whose product MSGDWPFSGPVLSASGCGGTGRELASYGDLADLGGFVTRSITLHARPGARGERIVESPSGLVNAIGLQNPGVEAFLGEELPALLELGATVVASIAGHSLGEYAEVSRALGRAAGVSALEVNLSAPDASGAGVFDIREPFQAAGVVAACRRDLPGGVLLLAKLRSDASRVVETARAVTEAGADAVVVGNAVPAAMPDGRPGGLSGPAIRPLALRSVSLAVEALPGTPVIACGGIMDPADARAFLDVGARAVQVGSALFHDPTAAHRIAAALAAGGEPR is encoded by the coding sequence GTGAGCGGAGACTGGCCCTTCTCCGGGCCGGTGCTGTCGGCGTCCGGGTGCGGCGGCACCGGCCGCGAGCTCGCGTCGTACGGCGACCTGGCCGACCTGGGCGGCTTCGTCACCCGCTCGATCACGTTGCACGCCAGGCCGGGTGCCCGCGGGGAGCGGATCGTGGAGTCACCCAGCGGCCTGGTCAACGCGATCGGGTTGCAGAACCCGGGCGTCGAGGCCTTCCTGGGTGAGGAGCTCCCGGCGCTGCTGGAGCTCGGCGCCACCGTGGTGGCCAGCATCGCCGGGCACTCCCTCGGTGAGTACGCCGAGGTGTCGCGGGCCCTCGGCCGCGCCGCCGGGGTGAGCGCGCTGGAGGTCAACCTCTCCGCCCCGGACGCCTCCGGTGCCGGGGTCTTCGACATCCGCGAGCCGTTCCAGGCCGCCGGCGTCGTGGCCGCCTGCCGCCGTGACCTGCCCGGAGGAGTGCTGCTCCTGGCCAAGCTGCGCAGCGACGCCTCGCGGGTCGTGGAGACCGCGCGGGCGGTCACCGAGGCGGGCGCCGACGCGGTGGTGGTCGGCAACGCGGTGCCGGCGGCCATGCCCGACGGGCGCCCCGGCGGGCTGAGCGGTCCCGCGATCCGCCCGCTCGCGCTGCGCTCCGTCTCGCTGGCCGTCGAGGCCCTGCCCGGTACGCCGGTGATCGCCTGCGGAGGCATCATGGACCCCGCCGATGCCCGGGCCTTCCTGGACGTCGGCGCCCGCGCCGTCCAGGTCGGCAGCGCGCTGTTCCACGACCCGACCGCTGCCCACCGGATCGCCGCCGCCCTCGCGGCAGGAGGAGAGCCCAGATGA
- the pyrF gene encoding orotidine-5'-phosphate decarboxylase, whose translation MTSFGARLHAAVQEHGPLCAGIDPHASLLADWRLGDDVAGLERFALTAAEALAPRVAMVKPQSAFYERFGSRGIAVLERLVTTCRDAGALVLLDVKRGDIGSTSQAYADAYLDPASPLAVDAITASPYLGFGSLTPMIDTARRHDAGVFVLALTSNKEGPEVQEARSGDSTVADVILDHLRALNHDAEPLGSFGAVVGATIDGSGHRLDIDGPILAPGYGAQGGTVDDLRRIFGTSVRHVLPSTSRELLGAGPAGLADAADRLNARLRELLA comes from the coding sequence ATGACCAGCTTCGGAGCCCGGTTGCACGCCGCCGTCCAGGAGCACGGCCCGCTCTGCGCCGGAATCGACCCGCACGCCTCCCTGCTCGCCGACTGGCGGCTGGGCGACGACGTGGCGGGCCTCGAGCGGTTCGCCCTCACCGCTGCGGAGGCCTTGGCTCCCCGGGTGGCGATGGTCAAGCCGCAGTCGGCGTTCTACGAGCGCTTCGGCAGCCGGGGCATCGCGGTGCTCGAGCGGCTCGTGACGACCTGCCGCGACGCCGGCGCGCTCGTGCTCCTCGACGTCAAGCGGGGCGACATCGGCTCCACCAGCCAGGCCTACGCCGACGCCTACCTCGACCCGGCCTCACCGTTGGCGGTCGACGCCATCACCGCCAGCCCCTACCTCGGCTTCGGCTCGCTGACGCCGATGATCGACACCGCCCGCCGCCACGACGCGGGGGTGTTCGTGCTGGCGCTGACCTCCAACAAGGAGGGGCCCGAGGTGCAGGAGGCCCGCAGCGGCGACTCCACCGTGGCCGACGTGATCCTCGACCACCTGCGGGCGCTCAACCACGACGCCGAGCCGCTCGGCTCCTTCGGTGCGGTGGTCGGCGCGACCATCGACGGCAGCGGGCACCGGCTCGACATCGACGGTCCGATCCTGGCCCCGGGGTACGGCGCGCAGGGTGGCACCGTCGACGACCTCCGCCGGATCTTCGGTACGTCGGTCCGGCACGTGCTGCCGAGCACCTCGCGCGAGCTGCTCGGTGCCGGCCCCGCCGGCCTGGCCGACGCCGCCGACCGGCTCAACGCCCGGCTCCGCGAGCTCCTCGCATGA
- the mihF gene encoding integration host factor, actinobacterial type — protein MALPPLTPEQRQAALDKAAASRRERAEVKNRLKNSGALISDVLRDGQANEVIGKMRVVDLLCSMPGVGKVRAKQLMERIGIAESRRVRGLGTKQVAALEREFAPGE, from the coding sequence TTGGCTCTCCCACCGCTGACACCCGAGCAGCGCCAGGCGGCCCTCGACAAGGCGGCTGCGTCGCGTCGCGAGCGGGCCGAGGTGAAGAACCGGCTGAAGAACTCCGGGGCCTTGATCTCCGACGTGCTGCGCGACGGACAGGCCAACGAGGTGATCGGCAAGATGCGGGTCGTCGACCTGCTCTGCTCGATGCCGGGCGTCGGCAAGGTCCGGGCCAAGCAGCTCATGGAGCGGATCGGCATCGCCGAGAGCCGCCGGGTCCGAGGCCTGGGCACCAAGCAGGTCGCGGCGCTCGAGCGCGAGTTCGCCCCCGGCGAGTGA